The Deinococcus sonorensis KR-87 DNA window GGGGATCAGCCGGACGCTGGTGTACAGCCAGGTGCTGCCGCCCGCGAACGGGGCGAGCACCACCACCTTCGGGTACTTTCGGAACACCCCGGCGGCCAGCAGCCGGCGCCCGTTGGCGCGGTTGACGTCGGCCACCTGCCGGATCACCTGCTCGGCCTGCTCCTGGCGGCCGAACACCCGCGCCAGGTCGCGCAGGCCCTTCTGCCAGAAGCCGGTGGCGTCCTCCTGGTAGCCCACGGTGGGGGCGATGCGGCTGAGCTTGTCGTAGTTCTGGTTGCCCTGCCAGGTGAGGCGCACGATCAGGTCCGGCTTGAGCGACAGGAGCGTTTCCAGGTTGGGGCTCTGCCAGTCGCCGATGTAGGCGGGGTTCTTCAGGCCGACGCGGCCGTAGAAGCCGCTGTTCAGCACCTCCGGCTTGATGCGGCCGCCCGTCAGGTCGCTGGGCGAGAAGTAGGTGCTGCCGATGCCCACCACGCGGTCCGCGACGCCCAGTGCCGCCATCCAGCCGAGCGCCTCCTCGTCCATCACCACCACCCGCTGGGGGTCCTTGCGGACAATGGCCGTGCCTTCATCGTGCTTGACCGTGACGGTCGGTGGGGTCTGGGCGGAGGCCACGCCTTGAGCGAGGGCGGCGAGGAGAATCAGCGTCTGCTTCATGGTGGACCATCCTAGATTAAACCAACTGGAATGGTCAAGTTTGTTTGTCCCAATTTCCCTGCGAAGACGCGACGCCCTGGTCTACGGTCCGCACGCTGGGAGGTCGGCGGCTTGGGGTCCTCCACAGCCTTTCTGCGGCTTGAGGTGAATCTCAGTGCGCACAGCACGGCCACCGATCACATCAGGGCGCCTGAAGCGCAGCAGGCC harbors:
- a CDS encoding iron-siderophore ABC transporter substrate-binding protein is translated as MKQTLILLAALAQGVASAQTPPTVTVKHDEGTAIVRKDPQRVVVMDEEALGWMAALGVADRVVGIGSTYFSPSDLTGGRIKPEVLNSGFYGRVGLKNPAYIGDWQSPNLETLLSLKPDLIVRLTWQGNQNYDKLSRIAPTVGYQEDATGFWQKGLRDLARVFGRQEQAEQVIRQVADVNRANGRRLLAAGVFRKYPKVVVLAPFAGGSTWLYTSVRLIPDLRSLGFKDGLKAKETTLGVGSAISDEALLGLTPDTLVVLFPPGGKYNGADAFLKTPVGQRLKAQSVLYVPEAFSPYSGPLTSIRNSNELTRLILEKMK